From Luteolibacter rhizosphaerae, a single genomic window includes:
- a CDS encoding OmpA family protein, with the protein MKLRLIVTLFLSSLLAASAAEKLVPTQDAPGFKDYPGLPRYEGSALILQSSKKFGELGLQIGGLSAPDSADPKEVRKVEGALHRSTYLLPNVAAGKRTSQEVAENYTAALKDAGFTPIWSGEDRDIRNGPPRRYYAVPELGHQVFTTGVKERRYQCLEKGGLYIAVYVATRLWEIPVKEDISPWKKELTLPQDSIVIQVDVVNTKPMEDKMIHISAAEMQKSISASGKVAIYGILFDFNEAVIKPESAPTLQEMASLLKAEPSLKVLVVGHTDNVGAFEFNEDLSKCRAKAVVEALVSKHGIDAARMTPLGASFMAPVSTNATDAGRALNRRVELVAR; encoded by the coding sequence ATGAAACTCCGTCTGATCGTCACCCTTTTCCTTTCCTCGCTTCTCGCCGCCTCCGCCGCGGAGAAGCTTGTGCCCACCCAGGATGCTCCCGGATTCAAAGACTACCCCGGCCTTCCTCGCTACGAAGGCTCCGCGCTAATCCTCCAGTCCTCGAAGAAGTTCGGTGAACTGGGCCTCCAGATCGGCGGCCTGAGTGCGCCCGACTCCGCAGACCCGAAGGAGGTCCGGAAGGTCGAGGGTGCGCTCCACCGCAGCACTTATCTCCTGCCGAACGTGGCTGCGGGCAAACGGACCAGCCAAGAGGTCGCGGAGAACTACACCGCAGCTCTGAAGGACGCAGGCTTCACTCCGATCTGGTCGGGTGAGGATCGCGATATCCGCAACGGCCCGCCACGCCGCTACTACGCCGTTCCGGAACTGGGCCATCAGGTCTTCACCACCGGTGTGAAAGAGCGACGCTACCAATGCCTGGAGAAAGGCGGCCTCTACATCGCCGTCTATGTCGCCACCCGCTTGTGGGAGATTCCGGTGAAGGAGGACATCAGCCCGTGGAAGAAGGAGCTGACCCTGCCCCAAGACTCGATCGTGATCCAAGTCGACGTGGTGAATACCAAACCGATGGAAGACAAGATGATCCACATCTCCGCTGCGGAGATGCAGAAGTCGATCTCTGCCAGCGGCAAGGTGGCGATCTACGGCATCCTTTTCGATTTCAACGAGGCCGTGATCAAGCCGGAGTCTGCACCCACGCTGCAGGAAATGGCCTCGCTACTGAAGGCCGAGCCCTCGCTCAAGGTGCTCGTTGTCGGCCATACCGACAACGTTGGAGCCTTCGAATTCAATGAGGATCTCTCGAAGTGCCGTGCCAAAGCCGTGGTCGAGGCGCTCGTCAGCAAACACGGCATTGATGCCGCCCGCATGACACCGCTCGGCGCTTCCTTCATGGCACCCGTGAGCACGAATGCCACCGATGCCGGCCGCGCGCTGAATCGCCGCGTGGAGCTGGTCGCCCGCTGA
- a CDS encoding RNA polymerase sigma factor, whose protein sequence is MDLRSDAPFPVTRWSLVAGARAATDPGRKRSALEDLCTLYWRPIYGFLRRRGMPVEEARDATQGFFISLLEEDLFAKAQSDSGRMRSYLLGALQRWQRGEWRKGQAEKRGGGREIFSLDAMADDDDFEAAGSEHDTPEHHFEKSCAFALLESALKRWRRSRGQRGKRGLSSS, encoded by the coding sequence ATGGATCTTCGCAGCGACGCACCCTTTCCTGTCACGCGGTGGAGCCTCGTCGCCGGTGCCCGCGCGGCAACTGATCCCGGTCGGAAGCGCAGCGCTCTGGAGGACCTCTGCACACTTTATTGGCGACCGATCTACGGTTTCCTGCGCCGCCGCGGCATGCCGGTGGAAGAAGCGCGGGATGCTACCCAAGGATTCTTCATCTCCCTGCTGGAGGAAGATCTCTTCGCCAAGGCCCAGTCGGATAGCGGGCGCATGCGCAGCTATCTCCTCGGAGCGCTCCAGCGCTGGCAGCGCGGAGAGTGGCGGAAAGGCCAGGCGGAGAAGCGCGGTGGTGGTCGCGAGATCTTCTCGCTCGATGCCATGGCCGATGACGACGACTTCGAAGCGGCCGGCAGCGAGCATGATACCCCCGAGCACCACTTCGAGAAGAGCTGCGCCTTCGCACTTCTGGAGTCCGCACTGAAGCGGTGGCGGAGGAGCAGAGGACAGCGGGGAAAGAGAGGGCTTTCGTCATCCTGA